Proteins from a genomic interval of Enterococcus faecium:
- a CDS encoding PTS sugar transporter subunit IIC — protein sequence MGVINFIIENILTQASITIALIAMLGLLLQKKSAGQVISGTLKTLLGFQVLSAGSSIIVGSLTYFGKIFTEGFHMQGIIPSIESINGQAMNDLGLGRDIALTFLAIFVFNIILARFTKWKYIFLTGQAILWMATMTTVFGYFAGLRGIVLILVGGFIGACFAIAMPAVAQPIIRKITGSNDIALGHFCTIGYLFEAGVAKLFGEKGENKKSIEDIKLPTHFEFLQDTYLSVMVVMVPLYIITVLFAGEPFASELSGDQNYIMFAFLQAIQFVVGVYVLLAGVRLLLGEIVPAFRGIAMKLVPDAIPALDCPVFFPYSPNAVILGFITTTIGTIIAMFTLPMFGLAMILPGMLTNFFAGGTAGIFGNAVGGRRGAIIGGIAHGFFITLLPALLVTIFNSMGFINATATDVDTVAAALLYAWILSPVLKAF from the coding sequence ATGGGCGTTATCAATTTTATCATCGAAAATATTTTGACTCAGGCATCGATCACCATTGCATTGATTGCTATGTTGGGTCTACTACTGCAGAAGAAATCAGCAGGACAAGTCATCTCTGGCACGTTAAAGACACTCCTAGGATTTCAAGTGTTGAGTGCCGGTTCGAGCATCATCGTTGGAAGTTTAACTTATTTCGGGAAAATCTTTACTGAAGGATTTCATATGCAAGGGATCATCCCTTCTATTGAATCTATCAATGGTCAAGCAATGAATGATTTGGGTTTAGGTAGAGATATTGCACTGACGTTCTTAGCCATTTTTGTATTCAATATTATTTTGGCTCGTTTCACAAAATGGAAGTACATTTTTTTAACTGGTCAAGCAATTTTATGGATGGCAACGATGACGACAGTCTTTGGCTATTTTGCCGGTCTGCGAGGGATCGTATTGATCTTGGTCGGTGGTTTTATCGGAGCTTGTTTCGCCATTGCTATGCCGGCAGTAGCGCAACCGATCATTCGTAAAATCACTGGATCAAATGATATTGCTTTAGGTCATTTTTGTACGATCGGGTACTTATTTGAAGCCGGTGTTGCTAAGCTTTTTGGTGAGAAAGGCGAAAATAAAAAGTCGATCGAAGATATCAAGTTGCCGACACATTTCGAATTTCTGCAAGATACTTATTTGTCTGTCATGGTCGTGATGGTCCCGCTATATATCATCACTGTTTTATTTGCAGGCGAACCATTCGCTTCTGAATTATCAGGAGATCAAAACTATATCATGTTTGCCTTTTTACAAGCCATCCAATTCGTAGTGGGTGTGTATGTATTGCTAGCTGGTGTACGTCTACTGTTAGGTGAAATCGTGCCGGCATTTCGAGGGATAGCTATGAAATTAGTTCCTGATGCGATCCCTGCCTTAGATTGTCCAGTTTTCTTTCCTTATAGCCCAAATGCTGTCATTTTAGGTTTCATTACGACAACGATTGGTACGATTATTGCCATGTTTACTTTGCCCATGTTCGGCTTAGCGATGATTTTACCTGGTATGCTAACCAATTTCTTTGCCGGAGGGACAGCAGGGATATTTGGCAACGCAGTTGGCGGACGCCGAGGAGCGATCATTGGCGGTATTGCTCATGGTTTCTTTATTACATTATTGCCCGCTTTGCTAGTAACGATCTTTAATTCGATGGGATTCATCAATGCTACAGCAACCGATGTAGATACAGTAGCCGCAGCACTCTTATATGCCTGGATCTTAAGCCCAGTTTTGAAAGCATTTTAA
- a CDS encoding TIM44-like domain-containing protein produces MKKINYLAIILLVGLCLFALPTQGFAVAGGHGGGTSSGRSSGRGSFGGRSYGGSYFGSRSYGRDSYGYYGPGTGPSSYEQTGFLALAVLSVGGVSAFSIVKNKRQKKRLKAEILSRMSGTAKEKKAQFLEIQKIFMKIQSAWEEETPEKARSCYTDKLFAEHQKVLQKNKADGVRNHTKKITIQEVGNYRQIHENSFAIRIDFRCCDYSVDRKDGRLISGSKTQRQYFSQIWYFDFSEKEKRWQADFIQPIMLD; encoded by the coding sequence TTTTGTTAGTGGGCCTATGTTTGTTTGCTCTGCCGACCCAAGGATTCGCTGTCGCGGGTGGTCATGGTGGAGGTACATCTAGCGGTCGAAGTTCGGGCAGAGGTTCATTTGGTGGTCGTTCATATGGGGGCAGTTATTTTGGCAGTCGTTCTTACGGCAGAGATTCTTATGGGTATTATGGTCCAGGTACAGGTCCTTCTAGTTATGAGCAAACGGGATTTCTTGCATTAGCTGTTTTGTCAGTAGGAGGGGTTTCTGCTTTTTCTATCGTCAAGAATAAAAGACAAAAGAAAAGGCTGAAAGCGGAGATATTGTCCCGCATGTCAGGAACGGCTAAAGAAAAGAAAGCACAGTTTCTGGAAATCCAAAAGATATTCATGAAGATCCAATCCGCTTGGGAAGAAGAAACTCCTGAAAAAGCCAGAAGCTGTTATACAGACAAGCTGTTTGCCGAACATCAGAAAGTTCTGCAAAAAAACAAAGCAGACGGTGTAAGAAATCATACTAAAAAAATAACTATTCAGGAAGTAGGAAATTATCGACAGATCCACGAAAATAGTTTTGCCATCCGAATTGATTTCAGATGCTGTGATTATTCAGTCGATCGAAAAGATGGGCGATTGATCTCAGGAAGTAAGACACAACGACAGTATTTTTCTCAGATATGGTATTTTGATTTTTCTGAGAAAGAAAAAAGATGGCAAGCCGATTTTATTCAGCCGATTATGCTGGATTGA
- a CDS encoding MarR family winged helix-turn-helix transcriptional regulator, with translation MAEILRDIGMIARALDSISNIEFKEVDLTRGQYLYLVRICENPGIIQEKLAEMIKVDRTTTARAIKKLESNGMIERLEDKENKKIKKLYPTKKGAEIYPFIIRENNYSNAVALNGLSDEEAKQLEYLLNKVCKNVSEDWNFVKKGNKRIY, from the coding sequence ATGGCTGAAATCCTTCGAGACATCGGAATGATTGCCCGAGCGCTAGATTCTATTAGCAATATCGAATTCAAAGAAGTCGATTTAACAAGAGGACAGTATCTTTATTTAGTACGTATTTGCGAAAATCCTGGAATCATCCAAGAAAAACTAGCAGAAATGATCAAAGTAGATCGTACAACGACTGCCCGAGCAATCAAGAAATTAGAATCCAATGGGATGATCGAACGTTTGGAAGATAAAGAAAATAAAAAAATCAAGAAACTCTATCCGACTAAAAAAGGAGCAGAAATCTATCCTTTCATCATTCGAGAAAACAACTACTCCAATGCAGTCGCATTAAATGGTCTTTCTGACGAAGAAGCAAAACAATTGGAATATCTTTTAAATAAAGTATGCAAGAATGTTAGCGAAGATTGGAATTTTGTCAAAAAAGGCAATAAAAGGATCTATTGA
- a CDS encoding AAA family ATPase — protein sequence MKKYFILLAGSPGTGKTYLMNKLRERFPDMYAITLDEIKEYYAESIGFNNLEERAEQERTKVYPFYYKALDLYMEAGKKVIVSEYPFSDKQKARLQELADRYGYQVITIRLTADFEVLWQRRYKRDRESDRHLSYIMDHYHYGDVLEDRTKGTNHITKEAFKKIIADRKYDKFQLGTLYEFDVTDYTQVDYTPLLDKLEKEINDNK from the coding sequence ATGAAAAAGTATTTCATTCTTCTGGCTGGTAGTCCTGGTACAGGAAAAACATATCTTATGAATAAACTACGGGAACGATTTCCAGATATGTATGCCATCACGCTCGATGAAATCAAGGAATACTATGCAGAATCCATCGGGTTTAACAATTTGGAAGAACGGGCGGAACAAGAAAGGACGAAAGTTTATCCTTTCTATTACAAAGCACTTGATTTGTATATGGAAGCAGGAAAGAAAGTGATTGTGTCCGAGTATCCTTTTAGTGATAAGCAAAAAGCACGACTCCAAGAATTAGCAGATAGATACGGATATCAGGTGATCACGATTCGCCTAACAGCAGACTTTGAAGTGTTATGGCAACGTCGGTACAAACGTGATCGTGAATCAGATCGTCATTTGAGCTATATCATGGATCATTATCACTATGGTGACGTATTGGAAGATCGAACGAAAGGGACCAATCATATTACGAAAGAAGCATTCAAAAAGATCATCGCCGACCGAAAATATGACAAATTCCAGTTAGGAACACTATATGAATTTGATGTAACAGACTATACTCAAGTGGATTACACTCCACTATTGGATAAATTAGAAAAAGAAATCAATGACAATAAGTAA
- a CDS encoding BglG family transcription antiterminator — MKTRTIEILHRIMTAQYPVKAKHLASEFNVSQRTIRQEVLEANIWLSSKKLPEIRTIRNKGFLLKLEKEKQARLETEIKDVKDGFLNRRERIFDLVLAVAYSRIPIHLNKKEEEFQISKSTLDEDMRRLRATLVSYGIEIVSYGKQGLVYKGSERSIRTMIYDFINQNLGMTDFFMNQDAQLTPAQKIFLHYFPLVEIKKIQEIYSNKLLKQEDDIYKKQILLFTLIWIQRIRKHEFISAINWKNTEIKDSSFSAFIDHMIEEFQLDNVPQVERNYLRFTIETFNARDISNSIEWVQAQLLTIQLIQFVENETHVPFHLKEEALFENLYKHMAALIVRIKNHIQVMNPLKENIRTNYFPIYRAVTHFVPTIEEVIGGKILEDEIAFLVIHFSTIASVIKRDLNYVYKSVVVCNHGMATGNLLAENLKEKFPQIEITAVLSSKEIELVDKLDVNLVFSTFQLNYRNKPLLVVDPILTETNILVIEDFLKRNEELQRLEPNSHESTELFTQIIDVMKESGGRVDRIIYGKLEKLFETNNLEINKREIQPMLKDILTDSNIMIKEKATTWEESIELAARPLVKENIVEERYVEAMIRAVNDYGPYIVIGKHMALAHARPEDGVNKLGVSVATIEQPIDFGNPEMDPVKIIFCLAAVDSYSHLNIMKELIELINNEEKLDRLIECTNIEDFKQLLFSVVEK; from the coding sequence ATGAAAACAAGAACAATTGAAATACTTCACAGAATCATGACAGCCCAATATCCAGTAAAAGCAAAACATCTAGCAAGTGAGTTCAATGTCAGTCAGCGGACGATCCGTCAGGAAGTTCTTGAAGCGAATATCTGGTTGAGCAGTAAAAAGCTTCCGGAGATCCGTACAATTCGCAACAAAGGTTTTTTGTTGAAGCTGGAAAAGGAAAAGCAAGCTCGATTAGAAACTGAAATAAAAGATGTGAAAGACGGCTTTTTGAATCGGCGCGAACGTATTTTTGATCTAGTTTTAGCCGTTGCTTACAGCCGAATCCCGATCCATCTAAACAAAAAAGAAGAAGAATTTCAAATCTCTAAAAGTACATTAGATGAAGATATGAGACGGTTACGAGCAACACTGGTCAGTTATGGGATAGAGATCGTCAGTTATGGAAAGCAAGGACTGGTTTATAAAGGTTCAGAACGATCTATCCGTACGATGATCTATGATTTTATCAATCAGAATCTGGGAATGACCGACTTCTTTATGAATCAAGATGCACAATTAACACCGGCTCAAAAAATCTTTCTCCATTATTTTCCTTTGGTGGAAATCAAAAAAATACAGGAGATCTATTCCAATAAGTTGTTGAAACAAGAAGATGATATTTATAAAAAACAAATCCTGCTTTTTACATTGATCTGGATCCAGCGAATCAGGAAACATGAATTTATCTCTGCCATTAATTGGAAAAATACAGAAATAAAAGACAGTAGCTTTTCTGCATTTATTGACCACATGATCGAGGAATTTCAATTGGACAATGTCCCGCAAGTAGAAAGAAATTATCTTCGTTTCACTATTGAGACGTTCAATGCTAGAGATATCTCCAATTCAATCGAGTGGGTACAAGCTCAATTACTAACGATCCAATTGATCCAATTTGTAGAGAACGAGACACACGTACCTTTCCATCTAAAGGAAGAAGCTTTATTCGAAAATCTCTATAAGCACATGGCTGCACTGATTGTAAGAATCAAGAATCATATCCAAGTCATGAATCCATTGAAAGAAAACATCCGAACAAATTATTTCCCAATCTACCGCGCAGTCACTCATTTTGTTCCTACGATCGAAGAAGTAATTGGTGGCAAGATACTGGAGGACGAGATAGCTTTTCTTGTCATCCACTTTTCGACGATCGCCAGTGTAATCAAGCGAGACTTGAATTATGTTTATAAATCAGTCGTTGTCTGTAACCATGGGATGGCTACTGGAAATCTGTTAGCAGAGAATCTGAAAGAAAAGTTTCCTCAGATCGAGATTACTGCAGTTTTAAGTTCAAAAGAAATCGAATTAGTAGATAAATTGGATGTCAATCTGGTTTTCAGCACCTTTCAATTGAATTATCGAAATAAGCCGCTTTTAGTTGTCGATCCGATTTTAACTGAGACGAATATCTTGGTTATAGAAGACTTTTTGAAAAGAAATGAAGAACTACAGCGGTTAGAGCCTAACAGTCATGAATCGACGGAGTTATTCACTCAAATAATAGATGTCATGAAAGAAAGTGGTGGCCGAGTAGATCGAATCATCTATGGCAAGTTAGAAAAATTATTCGAAACAAACAATTTAGAAATCAACAAAAGGGAGATCCAGCCTATGTTAAAAGATATTTTGACGGACAGCAATATCATGATCAAAGAAAAAGCCACTACTTGGGAGGAATCGATTGAACTAGCTGCTAGACCATTGGTTAAAGAAAACATTGTCGAAGAGCGCTATGTCGAAGCGATGATTCGTGCAGTGAATGATTACGGACCGTATATCGTGATTGGCAAACACATGGCACTAGCCCATGCCCGACCAGAAGATGGGGTCAATAAATTAGGAGTCAGCGTAGCTACGATTGAGCAACCAATCGATTTCGGTAATCCTGAAATGGATCCAGTAAAGATTATTTTTTGTTTGGCAGCAGTAGACTCCTACTCGCATCTGAACATCATGAAAGAACTAATTGAATTGATCAACAACGAAGAGAAGTTGGATCGATTGATTGAATGCACAAATATCGAAGATTTCAAACAACTGCTTTTTTCAGTAGTTGAGAAATAA
- a CDS encoding class II fructose-bisphosphate aldolase, with protein MYTTLKEVTKTAEELNFTVGAFNTHNLEMLPAMLGAAKEMGSPIIIQTSVDTAKYIGMHVLVNVMTAIAEEEMVDAVLHLDHARDFDDIKEAIDSGYTSVMYDGSHLPFKENILKTKAVVEYAHAHGVSVEGELGTIGGTEEGIHVAENDKVYTRPEDAVKFVEATGVDALAIAIGTNHGQFKSKTEVNIPLLKEIDAVVDVPLVIHGGTGVKEEDYPELINNGIRKFNVGTELLVNWTKVAKETFSETEINKSLRHNVIPANEAVKEIVKHKIGLFMNLESPINLGNK; from the coding sequence ATGTATACAACATTGAAAGAAGTAACAAAAACAGCAGAAGAGTTGAATTTTACAGTTGGAGCTTTTAATACGCATAACCTAGAAATGCTTCCTGCTATGCTAGGCGCAGCAAAAGAAATGGGTTCGCCGATCATTATTCAAACAAGTGTCGATACCGCTAAATATATCGGCATGCATGTGTTAGTCAATGTAATGACAGCTATTGCAGAAGAAGAAATGGTTGATGCAGTCTTGCACTTAGACCACGCCCGAGACTTTGATGATATCAAAGAAGCAATCGACAGCGGATATACTTCTGTCATGTATGATGGGTCCCATCTGCCTTTCAAAGAAAATATCCTGAAGACAAAAGCAGTAGTAGAATATGCCCATGCGCACGGTGTTTCCGTAGAAGGAGAACTTGGAACAATCGGCGGTACAGAAGAAGGAATCCATGTCGCTGAAAATGACAAGGTATATACAAGACCGGAAGACGCAGTGAAATTTGTAGAAGCTACAGGCGTGGATGCATTAGCTATTGCTATCGGTACGAATCATGGACAATTCAAATCAAAAACAGAAGTAAACATTCCCTTGCTGAAAGAAATCGATGCAGTAGTTGATGTCCCCCTAGTTATCCATGGAGGAACAGGTGTGAAAGAAGAAGATTATCCTGAATTGATCAATAACGGGATCCGCAAATTCAATGTTGGAACGGAGCTTTTAGTCAACTGGACGAAAGTAGCTAAAGAAACCTTTAGTGAAACAGAAATCAACAAGTCTCTTCGCCATAATGTGATTCCAGCAAATGAAGCAGTAAAAGAAATTGTCAAGCATAAGATTGGACTGTTTATGAACTTGGAAAGTCCAATTAACTTAGGAAATAAATGA
- a CDS encoding PTS sugar transporter subunit IIB: MNKLNILFVCGAGLGSSFAAQMSAEDVLNKLGVEAKLDHCDISSAVSMKPDVIITAENFRSQFEKFAVDPKTAMIYLKNIVSKNEIEEKITPVLQDKGVI, from the coding sequence ATGAACAAATTGAACATTTTATTCGTATGCGGTGCAGGTTTAGGAAGTAGTTTTGCAGCACAGATGTCTGCTGAGGATGTTTTGAACAAATTAGGAGTAGAAGCCAAACTGGACCATTGTGATATTTCTTCCGCAGTTTCCATGAAACCAGATGTGATCATCACAGCAGAAAATTTTCGTTCGCAGTTCGAAAAGTTCGCAGTTGATCCTAAAACGGCGATGATCTATTTGAAAAATATTGTTTCAAAAAATGAAATTGAAGAAAAAATCACCCCAGTTCTGCAAGATAAGGGAGTTATCTAA
- a CDS encoding NUDIX hydrolase yields MNKKLAQYKRLLALSQAGLYYGKDVFDKERFEEIRTISLELISEIGKETFEEIKALTTIGEGHPTPKVDVRAYIKKDGKVLLIEDKRTKEWSLPGGFAEIGLSPEENVRKEVYEETGLTVETTQLRAVFDTNKQKDIPQLFQYYKLVFACAIHGEEAKFIENNETSNMGFFSIEELPKLSEKRTTKKQLLILENKNQIYCD; encoded by the coding sequence ATGAACAAGAAGTTGGCTCAATACAAAAGACTACTCGCACTTTCTCAAGCTGGTCTATATTATGGAAAAGATGTATTTGATAAAGAGCGTTTTGAGGAGATCCGGACGATTTCATTGGAACTGATCAGTGAAATAGGAAAAGAAACTTTCGAAGAAATAAAAGCGCTCACAACGATTGGAGAAGGACATCCAACACCAAAAGTAGATGTTCGTGCCTATATCAAAAAAGATGGCAAGGTCCTACTAATCGAAGATAAACGGACGAAAGAATGGTCACTTCCTGGTGGATTTGCTGAAATAGGATTGTCTCCTGAAGAAAATGTGCGTAAAGAAGTCTATGAAGAAACAGGATTAACAGTAGAAACTACTCAGTTGCGAGCAGTTTTTGATACGAATAAACAAAAAGATATTCCACAGCTTTTTCAGTATTATAAACTTGTTTTTGCTTGTGCGATCCACGGTGAAGAGGCCAAGTTTATTGAGAATAATGAAACTTCCAACATGGGATTTTTTAGTATAGAAGAGTTGCCAAAGCTATCAGAAAAGCGAACAACGAAGAAACAGTTACTTATTTTAGAAAACAAAAACCAGATCTATTGTGATTGA
- a CDS encoding GNAT family N-acetyltransferase has translation MTPSDVDLLQQISIETFTDTFGKDNSPEHLADYLTQAYALEKLTEELKDKETDFFLVSIDQEPAGYLKLNTGTSQSEEMADHFLEIERIYVRKKFKHQGIGTFLLDTAIEKAKEKQKTAIWLGVWEHNDVALAFYRKKGFIKYSEHVFYMGDDPQTDYLFIKQLF, from the coding sequence ATGACGCCTTCAGATGTAGACTTACTACAACAAATTAGTATCGAAACATTTACAGATACATTTGGAAAAGATAATTCACCGGAGCATTTAGCTGATTACTTGACACAAGCTTATGCACTAGAAAAACTTACAGAAGAGCTAAAAGATAAAGAAACCGATTTTTTCCTAGTGAGTATCGATCAAGAGCCTGCGGGTTACCTGAAACTAAATACAGGAACGAGTCAATCTGAGGAAATGGCTGATCATTTTTTAGAAATCGAGCGAATCTATGTACGAAAAAAATTTAAACATCAAGGTATCGGTACATTTTTACTAGATACAGCTATTGAAAAAGCAAAAGAAAAGCAAAAAACAGCCATTTGGCTCGGTGTTTGGGAACACAACGATGTTGCGCTCGCTTTTTATCGTAAAAAAGGATTTATCAAATACAGCGAACATGTTTTTTATATGGGAGATGATCCCCAAACAGACTATCTATTCATCAAGCAATTATTCTAA
- a CDS encoding NCS2 family permease → MKEKILSYFEIEKLNTTVKREVLAGFTTFISMAYILFVNPTVLGASGMDEGAVFTATALASAIGCVLMGVLARYPIGTAPALGINAFFAYSVCLGMGIPWETALAGVFVASLIFILITIFKLREMIIDAIPADLKYAISGGIGLFIAFLGLSEGGIIVSNESTLVGLGSLNVGSTWLTIFGLVVTAILLVRRVPGGIFIGMAATTILGLVTGLIPMPSEIVAAAPSLKPTFLVALKHVGDINSLQMWVVVLTFLLVTFFDTAGTLVGLANQAGFMKDNKMPRVGKALASDSTAMLAGSLFGTSPVGAFVESSAGIAVGGRSGITAITTGIFFLLGLFFSPLLSVVTSQVTAPALIMVGVLMAQSLRQIEWGNLEIAIPSFLILIGMPLTYSISDGIALGFIFYPITMLAAKRGKEVSPIMYGLFFVFVGFMWILNVK, encoded by the coding sequence ATGAAGGAAAAAATACTTTCCTACTTCGAAATAGAAAAATTGAACACCACGGTAAAACGTGAGGTACTGGCAGGATTTACAACATTTATCTCAATGGCTTATATCTTATTTGTAAATCCAACTGTATTAGGTGCTTCTGGAATGGATGAAGGAGCAGTGTTTACTGCGACTGCATTAGCCAGTGCGATCGGCTGTGTTTTAATGGGGGTATTAGCCCGTTATCCAATTGGAACGGCACCTGCTCTTGGGATCAATGCTTTTTTTGCTTATTCTGTTTGTTTAGGAATGGGGATTCCATGGGAAACAGCATTAGCCGGCGTATTCGTTGCTTCTTTGATTTTTATTTTGATCACAATCTTCAAGCTGCGGGAAATGATCATTGATGCGATCCCAGCAGATTTGAAATATGCGATTTCTGGCGGTATCGGTCTATTTATCGCTTTCCTTGGTCTGAGCGAAGGTGGGATCATCGTTTCGAATGAATCTACATTAGTAGGATTAGGATCACTCAACGTTGGTTCTACTTGGTTGACGATTTTTGGATTAGTCGTAACTGCTATCTTGCTTGTTCGGCGTGTACCAGGTGGCATCTTCATCGGGATGGCAGCTACAACGATTTTAGGTCTGGTCACAGGTTTGATTCCAATGCCTTCTGAAATTGTTGCCGCAGCACCAAGTTTGAAACCAACATTTTTAGTTGCATTAAAACATGTAGGGGACATCAATTCTCTTCAAATGTGGGTCGTAGTGCTGACATTCTTGCTTGTGACTTTCTTTGATACAGCAGGAACTTTAGTTGGATTAGCAAACCAAGCAGGTTTCATGAAAGACAACAAGATGCCTCGTGTAGGGAAAGCTTTAGCTTCTGATTCAACAGCTATGCTTGCGGGTTCCTTATTTGGTACTTCTCCTGTTGGTGCATTTGTAGAATCATCAGCTGGTATCGCCGTTGGAGGACGTTCAGGTATCACAGCTATTACTACAGGGATTTTCTTCTTGTTAGGCTTGTTCTTTTCTCCATTACTATCAGTTGTTACTTCACAAGTAACTGCACCAGCATTGATTATGGTAGGAGTATTGATGGCACAATCTTTGCGACAAATCGAATGGGGAAACTTAGAGATTGCGATCCCTTCATTCTTGATCTTGATCGGCATGCCTTTGACTTATAGTATTTCAGATGGGATTGCATTAGGTTTTATCTTCTATCCAATTACCATGTTAGCAGCTAAAAGAGGAAAAGAAGTATCTCCAATCATGTATGGTCTGTTCTTTGTATTTGTGGGATTCATGTGGATATTGAATGTGAAATAA
- a CDS encoding VOC family protein, which translates to MESVYRQERKSNRKKGQMMIQKTRVMLYVNDVEMICRFFVEKIGAEISETIELPEEFKSIVLSISKELELGVFPKVFVQKFSPEVLGPPPSLVFFTDEFETIYENMEEPGEITDNNGILTFNFSDPEGNYFVIGKAESSD; encoded by the coding sequence ATGGAATCAGTTTATAGACAGGAAAGAAAATCAAATAGAAAGAAGGGTCAAATGATGATACAAAAAACACGTGTGATGCTTTATGTCAATGACGTAGAGATGATTTGCCGATTCTTTGTAGAAAAAATTGGTGCAGAAATTTCTGAAACAATCGAATTGCCAGAAGAATTTAAGAGTATTGTACTCAGCATCTCAAAAGAATTAGAATTAGGCGTATTCCCAAAAGTATTTGTGCAGAAGTTTTCACCAGAGGTATTAGGACCACCGCCTTCTTTAGTATTTTTTACGGATGAATTTGAAACTATCTACGAGAACATGGAAGAACCAGGAGAAATCACAGATAACAATGGCATCTTGACTTTCAATTTTTCTGACCCTGAAGGCAATTATTTTGTTATAGGAAAAGCTGAGTCGTCTGATTGA
- a CDS encoding B3/B4 domain-containing protein has product MKKVIVDTNFWEVFPEATIEILSVNGIDNHVTKESEETYHQLLNEAAKEARNYLTEETFSQNEVIAQWRQAFTTFKTKKGARSSIEALLKRANQEREFFPINPLVDIYNSISLSFGVPCGGEDIEKIAGNLHLGKAQGGESFLPLGADSDAPALPEEIIYYDEQGAICRCLNWREAQRTMLTEETQAAVLVIESINAEQAARGAQAIEALKEKIDQTFGVTSVRHTLTKDESEAEL; this is encoded by the coding sequence ATGAAAAAAGTAATAGTGGATACCAATTTCTGGGAAGTATTTCCTGAAGCAACCATCGAAATCTTATCCGTAAATGGTATCGATAACCACGTAACAAAAGAAAGTGAAGAAACGTATCATCAATTATTGAATGAGGCAGCAAAAGAAGCAAGAAATTACCTTACAGAAGAAACATTCAGCCAAAACGAAGTCATTGCTCAGTGGCGTCAGGCATTTACCACATTCAAGACTAAAAAAGGTGCACGTTCTTCTATTGAAGCTTTACTGAAACGTGCAAATCAAGAACGGGAATTTTTCCCAATCAATCCGCTTGTAGATATCTATAATAGTATTTCCTTGTCTTTTGGCGTACCTTGCGGCGGAGAAGATATCGAAAAGATCGCAGGAAATCTGCATTTAGGAAAAGCCCAAGGTGGCGAATCATTCCTGCCTTTAGGTGCAGATTCCGATGCTCCGGCACTTCCGGAAGAAATCATCTACTATGATGAACAAGGAGCGATCTGTCGCTGTCTCAACTGGCGTGAAGCCCAAAGAACAATGCTGACGGAAGAAACACAAGCAGCGGTGCTGGTCATTGAATCCATCAATGCTGAACAAGCGGCACGTGGCGCACAGGCAATCGAAGCGTTGAAGGAAAAAATCGATCAAACATTTGGCGTAACTAGTGTTAGACACACACTAACCAAAGATGAATCAGAAGCAGAATTATAA